A window of Phragmites australis chromosome 2, lpPhrAust1.1, whole genome shotgun sequence genomic DNA:
TTTGTTGGAGTGAGGCAGCAGGAACACGTTTGTTGAAACtttagatctaatttttttttagatctaGGTATCCTTAACTTTAAAAAATTATGGAATTGAAACCATGGATATATGAAGAGTTTTTGAATAAACTAATTTGTatctattttagtttaaaaatagaGATCTTAGTCTGCAAACTTGAGATATGAGGTGTAGCTCGGAGCTGATACCTTGACAAACTGTTTAGTAGAGGAAACTTTGATCTTGTATACCAATATAAAATATCGATTCGATTCCCAACGGCATTATTATTACTGTTACCAACCAAAGAAGCGACCGATTTGAATTTCAAAACATCACCAAGATTCTGTGAATCAACGGCCTAATCACCCACACTAGTACTATAATACTTGAAAGAACAGGGGTCTTTTCTTAAAATAGCCAATCCCCCTCCATCCTTCCCTTGTTCCCTCCCAATCCCCTCAACGCTGTCGCGGCCCAAACCCTCTCCGCTCCCCACCGCCACCAAACCCTAGCGCGATGTCGAGCATCGCCGCCtcccgccgctcgtcgtcggcCACCGCGAAGCGCCCCGCGATGGCAGAGAGCGCCGGGGGACCCAAGGCGCCGGGCCCCGACGCCGCGCAGGCCAAGAAGCGCGTCGCGCTCGGCAACATCACCAATGTCGCCGCGGGAGGGGGGAGGAAGGTTGCGCCTCTGCCAGGCACCGCGGTACGTGCGGCTCCGACCGTGAGGGATCGTTGCGGGATTGGGGATTTCTTCCCAAACTTCTTGTGGTGTTCTTGGGGAGGAGATGCTTGGCTGGGATAACGTTTCCTGAAACGTTGCAGAAGAGAAGCCACGGCCGCGAATCGGCGTGGCTttcctcttgcttcttgcttgttCTTGGATGGATCGAGTGTATTTCCGGTTTCTTGGTTAGGGCAATTCTTGATGTCGAAATGTGCTGCACATTCTTCAAAGCGATCTTTGCAAGATATAGTTTTTGTGCGATTTGGtggtttcttttgccgttcgcTAGTGCCATGATTGTTGGGTCCATGTGGTTTCTTGGGTTCTTGATGCAACGTTTCTTGGGTTCATGTGGTTTCCATGATTGCTCTTTTCTTCATCAATCCGATATTCTGATGCGGCGTACGGCATTTCCTGGGTGTATTTGGTTTAGCTTAGGCCAAACATCTCCTCTTCCACATTCCCTGAATCTCCTCTTTCTCTTGCTTATTTTAAGGCTCATGGACTAGGTACTCTTTCTTGGTTGAAATCTTGGTACCTACCGGTGGTCAAAAAGCTAGACCCTGGTACAAAATTTATCGGCATTTTCAAAATAAAGTTCCCTGGTTTTCGTAATGTGACAATCTTTTGTCTTTGTTTGCTTTGAAATCTTCTCTTGGCAATATGATATTGTGCACTTGCAGTGTTGCTGTTTTTTAATATCCTTTTCTTCGTAATTAGTGGCCATCGAATTTAGAGGCTTGAAATAACTTAACCCTTTTGCTCAATTCTCATGCAGAAGTTGAATTCAGCTGCCTCTGGTGCGCCCGTTAAGAAGGGATCCTTGGCAAGCGCTCGCAGTGTGAGCTCCATTCGGGGTTCTGCTGTGAAATCTGCTTCCACCAAGCCAGCTCCACCCCTATCTCGCTATGGTAGCACGACACAAAAGCAAAATGTTCCTCCTCCTAAAGTGCCTACCATTGTCCATGTGCCGAATCGCATACCTGCCTTGGCACCCTGCAGCAGCTTTGTGTCTCCTGGACGCTCAGAAGATTCAGTGTCTGTTGACGAGACGATGTCGATTTGTGACTCTATGAAAAGCCCGGACTTTGAGTACATAGACAATGGGGATTCCTCAATGCTCGCTTCATTGCAGCGAAGGGCAAATGAGCACCTACGTATCTCAGATGATAGAGATGCTGAGGGTTTGTtttccttgctgaaatttgtgttAGGATTTGTGCTTTGTAATGTACTTTGATTTTATTATTTAAATGCATATGTCCTGCTTTCTTTAGCAGAAACTAAGTGGAAGAAGAATGCCCCTGCCCCAACGGAAATGGACAGCATTTGTGATGTTGACAATGATTTTGAGGATCCACAGTTGTGTGCTACTCTCGCTTCCGACATCTACATGCACCTGCGAGAGGCTGAGGTGACACATTCTTTTCCTGCACCTTTGTCTGTGCTGAAATAATTTTCCTCAAGCACCTAACATAAGGAACTGTTTTCTATTAGAATGCATTTTAGAGGAAAGCtgattttttaaagtttttttaTTGCTGCATTGATGAAGTTTGATTTGATCAAACGAATGTCTAATTCTGATCTGAGGAGAAAGTCTTCAATTTGGGCTAGACTTGATCTACATACACGTTATAGAGTCCTAGAAACTCTGCCTCTTCCCTTTCTATGTATATGTTATTAATAGTTCTGCTTTGCTTTCTAGCAGACCAGGAAAAGGCCGTCAACTGATTTTATGGAAATGATTCAAAAGGATGTAAACCCAAGCATGAGGGCTATTTTGATAGACTGGCTTGTGGAAGTAAGCTTTTTCTGCTATACAAAATAAACTTAACTAAAAATTCTAAAGATCAATCTTGTTTGACTTTTCACTGTATTCATAATTTTCACTTGTGCAGGTTGCTGAAGAATACCGTCTTGTTCCTGATACATTATACCTGACAGTTAACTACATTGACCGTTATCTCTCTGGTAACGAAATCAACCGTCAAAGGCTGCAATTACTCGGTGTTGCTTGCATGCTTATAGCTGCGTAAGATACAGCTAGttctccttttatttttccGCCAGTTATTCTGAGTTACCACTTGGCATTCTAATTTTGACACGCCGAACACTTCAAATTCAGAAAATATGAGGAGATATGTGCACCCCAAGTAGAAGAGTTCTGCTACATAACTGATAACACATACTTCAGAGATGAGGTCTGTGATATATTCCTTCCGACAGTTgtttttatctctaacagtcTCTTGTTCGTCTCCGCCACTCTAACTTATACATGAACAGGTTTTAGAAATGGAAGCTTCTGTCCTGAACTACCTGAAGTTTGAAATGACTGCACCTACAGCAAAGTGCTTTTTGAGGTTCTGCTCTCTTTCATCTTATTTAAGGTTATGATGCTAGTGCGAATGGAACATCACTAACTATTTTTCTTGCTTACAATAGGAGATTTGCTCGTGCTGCACAAGTATGTGATGAGGTACCGCCCTCTTAATCTGTTTCTTCTTACCGGATGCAATTCCACAGTAAGCTATATATGCCATTGCATTGCACTTATGACTTTTCCTTGTACAGGATCCAGCTTTGCATCTAGAGTTCGTAGCCAATTATGTCTCTGAACTATCACTGCTGGAGTACAATCTATTATCTTACCCTCCTTCACTAATAGCTGCATCAGCTATCTTCTTGGCGAAATTTATACTGCAGCCAACAAAGTATCCATGGGTAGGGGGAATCACCACCTTTCCGTTTACATATATCTCTGTAGCAGTTTCCAAATCAAATGTCTGCATGAGCTAACATGTACTTCTCATTGCAAATTGGAAGCAGAATTCCACCCTTGCCCATTACACGCAGTACAAGCCGTCGGAATTATGTGACTGTGTAAAGGCACTGCACCGCCTTTTCAGTGTTGGTCCTGGGAGGAACCTTCCTGCAATCAGAGAAAAGTACAGTCAACATAAGGTAACTGGATGTGGCCCTTAATTTCTTTACTTGTCATTATTGTTGCTAATACTAATGCCATCCATCCACTTTCCTCCTTCAGTACAAATTTGCCGCAAAGAAGCACTGTCCACCATCCATTCCTACTGAATTCTTCCGGGATGCAACATGCTAGACTAGTACAAGCGGAGTAGTGTAGTTGCAGTTGCTTACTGAATTCTTCCTCTTGTGGCTCAAATGGCCAGTTGCACCGCACGCCTGTGCAGGTGGCTGGTTGACGCAGGAGTGCTGATGGCCCCTGTTGTTTCAGATGATTAGAAGAGTGTAGATTCTAGATGGATGCTCTAGTGTTTGTGGTCATGTTAGGGGCATTGGTGTATGATATTATCTCATCCTCTCCTGGTTCCTGATGTTCTCTTCCTGTATCTAGACCCATGTTTTCAGGCGCATGTAAATCAGAGTTCTGTAGCAAAGCACAACATCTTGTTTGTAATGCGATAATACTGGAGTCAGCCACTTGAAAGCATGGCTACCAAGTTGGGTGACGCCCATGTTTGATGTATGAGTGCCGTCGCACCGCTAGTCTGATAATAAGAGCACCATATTTTAGCAGTGCTCAGTTCCTCCTCTGTGTCTCGTTCTCGAACTCTGCATAGTATCCATGTTAACATTACATTTTTGCATTTATTGATGCAGTGCTCATACTGATGCAGTGTTGACGTTACATTTTCCATTTATTTAAGTTAATGGAAAGGCTCTGTTTACTGAGATTTTGGTttgaccttttcttttcttttctcttcaccTTCACGCATCTGGTCAGGGTTTTCAGATTGTTTAATGCAATTCTTTTGTTAACTATCTTCTAGGTTAGTAGTCGACTGGTTATGACAGATAAGAAACTCATACTCCCCTTGCTGACAAAAAGGTGAATCTCTGGGGAGTATGCAGTCAACAAATTTTAAGTCTAACCTGGATATATGCATATGCATTAAGAATTGCATATGAAAAACAAAAACGCTACATGTAACACAAACAAAAGGAGCCAACACGATGGATCAATGTACCTGGACATTTCATTCCAGAGTGCGAAAAACTTGTGCGATGTCCCTCTCAactcaattcaattcaattcaattcaatatGCCAGGTGAAGTCAGGCTCAAACAATTCATGTTGTAGCCATGTACAGCTGTTTAGACGTGCATATCTCGTGTAACGCAATTAAACTGAACCTATACTAATTAATAGTTGGAAAACCGTATCAACAAACATGGTGCCAGCTGCGTGATTAGAAAAATAACTCGACAAAGATCGTATCTTCTAGTTAATACCACAGCTAATTGGCCCTGAATGTTCCGGAAAATCCAAGCTAATTGCATTTGCACTGTGCCTTGGTAAGCTCTGAACATGCATGATTGATAGGATTTGATTCTGATGGATGTTTAATCCCATAGTCTATGTTATGCATGATGTCTAATCATCATTGATCGTTCATGCCTAGACGAATATTACTTGCATAGCTGTGTATATACCCTTGAGAACCAACAGCTAGCTCAATCTTGGTAGAGAAAACATTTGTATATGTGCTGTCTCCGATTTGTGTTAAATTCAAGGTAGGAAATCGTCAGACATATAATTCTCAGATGAAAGATTGGTGTAAAAGCCACAAATAGTAGTTTGAATATGTATGAAGAATTGTGTTCCATCGTTGCAAGATAGAGCTAAATCATGTTCTTCCATTTATCTCAAATGTTCAAAAATCATTAGTTCTACAATCATACGGGTATACATACGCAGCGCACATCTCTTTCTGAGATGGATACCTGCCTACTATTATATTCTGAAGCTGTGTGTAATTTACATCACGATCTAGAATTCTTGATAAAATCAAATCACTTGAGAGATACCGCTAAGTCATCTCAAAATCCGTAAACTTATGAACAAAATTCGAGAGCTACGTATAAAGATGTCTATTTGGGAATGGATGGAGTATCTAAGCTGTATACACAATTACTAATCTTTATAGCCTTGATGGTTATCCTGAATCTTGATTGCGGCACAAAAAGTAGTCATTAAAAAACTAATCTTAGCTTACGGTTGAGTGCTCATCCGTAACAAGTAACTTACTTGGAAATTTGATTCCTGATACCTGCTGATTAGTTTTCCAGAAGCTGTGTTTCTGACCTAATTGCACACGACTTAGAAACACTACACTCAAGCAAGCATAACCTGCTGACCAGAATAGTTTTTTGTGGGTTGAGGTATACATGTACTATCAGTGAGCTGTTCTTGGTACCATCATATCATAATGATGAAAGGGGTGACAGCAAATAGGGGGTTGTCATCTGCCAATTTTTGCTGTTCAACAAGACAAAGAAGAGGGCCTACATATTTTAGCTCATCTTCGTCAGCTTGCTTGAGTTGTCAGTTTGTGTTCGCATATATACAAAACACAGCCCTATTTATTTTATGTACTTGACAAAAAACAATACGACATAAACATACCAAGGGGTTGGTATTCTAAGTTCATATGTGATTTAGGACTCGGAGCATCGGGCGACACCGCACCAACTATGTATTGAAACCTGCTTTACGATGTCCCAAGATTATAATGTTTGAAAGTCTTTTCTACTTTCCGTAATCGATTGGAGGTAACATCGAAAATAATGCTTAAAAGACTTCGTAGATTAACTAGAATTTTCATGCCGACAAGTACATGTAAAACTTGAAATAGAAGTGCTAAAAGTTCCAATGGCTAAAAGCCTAAAACTtggaagatgaggaggaggtaGCTGTCTTATCGTGCTGGTAGAGGTACCCCTCATGCCAGCCCTGCACTTGCCTTGCCATGCCTTGAGTCTCGTGTTCCAAGCAAGCATTGCCACCATAAAGATTCTTCTCTTCCGATAAACTGTTACAAATGCTGCAAAATTGAttagctgttttttttttgtttaatttgACTCCTGGCGATGCCTGGggttttatatttgttttgtttACTTAAAAAACTTGTGGAATGAAATCAAAGAGGATTTTCCAAGGACGACGAAGGCTGTGATTGGCCGGGGGAGTTGCTTCTTTGAGGAGCTCACGCTACTCCCCAAGTTGGGTTGGGGCAAATGTGGGCCACTCGTATTATCTGCCCGTGCTTGATCTTCTGCGGTATGAAGATGTGCCACCTCCTGGGTACATGCTTCCTTCGGTAGACGTACTAGTAGGATACGGTTCAGAAGAGGAgatgaaatgacttgagagtttttctttttcttttttgtgaacTTTGGCATGCTATCCTAGGACCCATCATGGATGTTTGATCTTGAGATGAAATGCATATGCAGGCACTCGAGTGACGAAACAAGTCAAAAAGTTTGCTGTTGACGATGCTTTGTTGTTTAACCTACTCCAAGTCTTATGCATGCATTACTTTAATTTTATCCATTATTGTTACGTTGATCTACTCAATTGTTTGATCTATCATACGCACCAACTAAGACACATTGGGGATAGTTAGGTGATCACAGAGTGGTAGCATAGAGGATCCCAGCGACTTACTCCAGCGCATCTGAGCTTGCAAGGCTCCTCTGGCCACGACCCCTTCCTtgcttccttcttcttcaactcAGCTCTGCTCTCGCCTGCCTTCATGACGACATGCCTTCCATAATCTTCCTTCCGTTTGACACCTATGCCCCTGCCTCCCCCGCACAACCACGCCACCTCACGCGGGGCAGCCCTGTAGTTTATCGCCAGCTCAGGGTGGCTTCCTTGCCAGCCCATTATATATCACTCTCATGGCACACCGTGGCTCCTGTACTGCTTGCTGCCCATTCATAGGCTCGGCTGGTGATCACAGCTCCACATCACAGCCATctatctcttctctctcctcctcctcctcctgctgctgctgctgcatgtatgcttgcttgcttttcgTCCAGCTCATTTCTTCTTGATCATCTCATTGGTTTGGTTCCATTTCAGTGTCATGAGAAACTGAATTTTCTTATGGTTTTCATGGTGCCTCTTGTGAGCGATAGCAAAGCTAGGAGAGCTAGGGAGAGATGACTAGTGTTTGGAAGACCAAGGTTCTGCCCGGGCTGACCAAGATCTTTGACAAGGATGGCAAgaaggctgctgctgctgagttCCTGAAATCCTTCAACAAGGTAGATGGTGCATGGTCTCCGTCTTAATCTCCTCTGTATTTTTGGTTTTGAGTATTAATCGAGAGCCTGGTGTGTATGCAGGAGGAGATTACCAAGGAGATTGAGGACAAGAAGGCAGAGCTGGAGCCCAAGGTTGTAGAGGCTTATGAAGCATCTCCAGCTGAGGTTAAGGTAAGCCGATGATGAATTTCAGTGTTTGTTTGGGTTGCTCTAGGCATAGCTGTTGCTGGTACTTATACTATTTTTAcctgttatttttttaatataattacctgctaattaagcatgcatgttGCAGGCTTTGTTCAAGGATAAGAAACCAGCCAAAGTCAGCAAGAAGAACTCGGCTGCAGTTACCAAGTTCCTTGAGGAATTGGCCAAGATTGGTAAGTACTCCTATCACAAAGTGAAACAATAACTGTTCTTGTCTTGTGTATTTTGCGTTCTATATACTATTTTAAAACTAGATTAACTACAACAATATACTAGCACTGTTCCTTTTGGCGTCACAACTTAGGTTCACATGCAAAAGACAATATCACCTTTGTTCAaagtagtagttttttttttttaaagtaaggATTTGCATATGAATCTCGCGGAATATGAAAATCCAGAACGGACAAAAAGAATTAAAGACCTTGTGTTTTCATATGCTAAATAGTAAGAGGTGAACTATACCAAGgtgagtatatatattttttttccaaaaaatagttttgtttTTCCGAAACAAATACAACCACCTTTTTCTTTAGTTCCTTTTAGCAATCTTGTGGAGTCAGTTTCTTGGGGTTCATCCTTGAGTAACCTTTATTCTGTATCTTTTTGGACAAACTAACATTTATTCTCCTTTCTACGCAATTAAACTGCACAGGAATCTTCTCAACTACTACTATGTTTCTCTGAACACCCAAACTATGTTACTTCAACTGATGCAGACAAAAACCTAACTAGTCGATTAAAAAATTAGTAAAACTAACGTATAATTACAATTTAAACCTTAACTACTCCCTTGCATGGCTGTTTCTGGTTCTTGAAGAAAATATAGCCTTGATCGAATTTTCGTTCTTTCTTTGTTTGCAAAATACCTCACTTTAAATTTTCAATGATGATTAATAATGGATGTTCGTCTGCAGAATTCCCGGGAGCCAAGCTGGTGAGCGACGCGGTGGCCAAGTCCGGCACCGCGCCCCTCTCCCCGGCGATCGCCTTCATCTTGGACAAGGTAGCGCCTTTCATCCCCAAGGAGGAGCCCAAGGCCGAGCCGGAGCCCCCCGCTGCGGCTGAGGCCACATCCCGGGAAGTCGTCGTggaagagaagaaagaggaggccGCTGAGCCGGCTGCGGttgcggaggcggcggcgccggctgcATCAGAGGCGGTGgtagaggagaagaaagaagaggagaagaagccggCGGAGGCTGAAGCCGCGGCGCCAGCTGAGGAGAAGAAGTGATCACTATGGAAGAAGCAAGCAAATGAAGCTACCTTGTGGTAATTAATTAAAGTTACTCTCTTGTCAACGTACGTACGTAGCTGCACAAAGTAAGATACACAGTTGGCCATGATGCATACGTACAAGCATGCTTGGCATGCGAATGttgcatggatggatggatgcatgcatgaacaTTTATTTGTTATTCTTTCTTACACCTCGATCTTTTGAACCGTGTAAATGTGTAATGTGGGgcttttttcttgttttgatTTGGGGTTGATGAAACATCTGTAATTATTTATATTGATATGTTTGTTGTTGGTCGTATTTAAGAAACTCTCTTGTGtatacttttttttattgtttttcatGCACCCTGAGGTGTGATACGATGTGATCTATGAGGGTATATATACACAGACATAAGCAatcaatatatatttatctccAATTGTAAAACGACGAACAAATTAATTTAATTGATGTGCATATGTCGTGGTACGCATGAATTCTTGAAAATTGCGTAGGAAAAGTGTTCTTTTATTACTGGATCGAGGTACGTACGTCTCTCTGGACATAGGTTGATTATTAAACAGCATGCATCGTCTCTTCACAAGATAAGCACAAGAGGTTGGTACAGTATTTGATAACAAGTGAGCTGAGTGAGGTGCATGTACCAAATATATCTAGCTAGGCaagattaataataataattctgCAGGCAGGGTGAGCGGCCAAAATCAATCAGTGGTGCGAGGAAAAGGACGTGATCATAATCCTCAAATACCAACGCGGCTTCTCTCGTCGTCAGTCACTGCACCAAGCAtcgccatctctctctctctctcaacgaATTATAAGAGTTGCCTCCATCACCAgcctactatatatatatatatatatacttactGTAGTTTATGGTTTATGTCTACGTACATGTCCAATTACAATAAAAAACACTAGAGTTATAATATGTAAGATAGAAATTTACaaccaaatttaaataaaaaaattaaaattaaaattatattatggATTAaccactacatgaaaaaagcttaaaagtgacgagtcataatcgctatgggtgacgggtcctgcactcgtcactgatgatcagttataagtgacggataaagGCCTGCCACTATTAAAattattggtgacaggtcaaaaTTTAGCTCATCACTAATGAATGTAATAAGTAATGGGTTATAACTGTGATCCATCATTTATGACTGACGAAAGGTCTTCGCGTTTTTTGGACAcgaaaaaaagttaaaaaatattttcttaccCGAGCCAACCCAACTCAAGACCATCACCACTCACCACACACCACGTGTACCTTACTATTTTTCAAGCTATTTTATAGTATGCGTTctgtgggaatcgaactcgctACATACCCTCGCACGTGTAGCAAccttaccatctcaccatcACATGCGTTCTGAAGAGAGcaaaatattttatccttttaacctttttgctGAAGGTCATGAGTGACAAGTCATAACTATTACAGTATGACTTGTAAAAAGTGATAAGTCACatttatgacccgtcattaatgtttATTGTAAAATAGACACATAAAACAGTTGATCTGGATTCGGttaaacgggcataacttttgcatacagactccgattttaatgtttttttttgactatacggatattaaaaaaaattacatccatttctccctAATTTTATTGGGTTCGTTGAATTTTTCGGGGCCAAAAATttgaagattgagttctcgtccTTAGAAGTTTCTGCATCATTTTTAAGACGCACGTTTGTGTCTATAGAAGGCtccccttatatcaaacttgagcagaaatatataatagttcctattctagtgttgctacggtaagaaaaaaataagagaaagataaaattaaaataaaaaatatttgttaatGCACTACTATAAATCAAATTGCTGTAGAAATAATATTTGCTTTTACCGTTTACTATATATTTTATGGTTTACAAATAAATGCAAATTTTAATGTTATATATATGAAATATATATTGTACAACAACTATTATatagttataatttttaattaatatagtagctagatttataattgatatattaCGAAggatatattatatatgttacAACTatggaaaaaaattgaagagttGATGGGCTCTAATGTTTCATGAAACTGATTGattaatacatctaatgattaACTAATTAAGATTTTTTCATCTATTCTGTTTTATTaaactggtcattagtgatagatcaatATTTGATCTGCTACTAATGACT
This region includes:
- the LOC133892230 gene encoding salt stress root protein RS1-like — encoded protein: MTSVWKTKVLPGLTKIFDKDGKKAAAAEFLKSFNKEEITKEIEDKKAELEPKVVEAYEASPAEVKALFKDKKPAKVSKKNSAAVTKFLEELAKIEFPGAKLVSDAVAKSGTAPLSPAIAFILDKVAPFIPKEEPKAEPEPPAAAEATSREVVVEEKKEEAAEPAAVAEAAAPAASEAVVEEKKEEEKKPAEAEAAAPAEEKK
- the LOC133892216 gene encoding cyclin-A1-2-like isoform X2, yielding MSSIAASRRSSSATAKRPAMAESAGGPKAPGPDAAQAKKRVALGNITNVAAGGGRKVAPLPGTAKLNSAASGAPVKKGSLASARSVSSIRGSAVKSASTKPAPPLSRYGSTTQKQNVPPPKVPTIVHVPNRIPALAPCSSFVSPGRSEDSVSVDETMSICDSMKSPDFEYIDNGDSSMLASLQRRANEHLRISDDRDAEETKWKKNAPAPTEMDSICDVDNDFEDPQLCATLASDIYMHLREAETRKRPSTDFMEMIQKDVNPSMRAILIDWLVEVAEEYRLVPDTLYLTVNYIDRYLSGNEINRQRLQLLGVACMLIAAKYEEICAPQVEEFCYITDNTYFRDEVLEMEASVLNYLKFEMTAPTAKCFLRRFARAAQVCDEDPALHLEFVANYVSELSLLEYNLLSYPPSLIAASAIFLAKFILQPTKYPWNSTLAHYTQYKPSELCDCVKALHRLFSVGPGRNLPAIREKYSQHKYKFAAKKHCPPSIPTEFFRDATC
- the LOC133892216 gene encoding cyclin-A1-2-like isoform X1; translated protein: MSSIAASRRSSSATAKRPAMAESAGGPKAPGPDAAQAKKRVALGNITNVAAGGGRKVAPLPGTAKLNSAASGAPVKKGSLASARSVSSIRGSAVKSASTKPAPPLSRYGSTTQKQNVPPPKVPTIVHVPNRIPALAPCSSFVSPGRSEDSVSVDETMSICDSMKSPDFEYIDNGDSSMLASLQRRANEHLRISDDRDAEAETKWKKNAPAPTEMDSICDVDNDFEDPQLCATLASDIYMHLREAETRKRPSTDFMEMIQKDVNPSMRAILIDWLVEVAEEYRLVPDTLYLTVNYIDRYLSGNEINRQRLQLLGVACMLIAAKYEEICAPQVEEFCYITDNTYFRDEVLEMEASVLNYLKFEMTAPTAKCFLRRFARAAQVCDEDPALHLEFVANYVSELSLLEYNLLSYPPSLIAASAIFLAKFILQPTKYPWNSTLAHYTQYKPSELCDCVKALHRLFSVGPGRNLPAIREKYSQHKYKFAAKKHCPPSIPTEFFRDATC